From Enterococcus wangshanyuanii, the proteins below share one genomic window:
- a CDS encoding ribose-phosphate diphosphokinase, with amino-acid sequence MSKHYFDPRLKIFSLNSNRPLAEKIAEAVGVELGKCSVNQFSDGEIQVNIEESIRGSHVYIIQSTSSPVNDNLMELLIMIDALKRASAKTINVVMPYYGYARQDRKARAREPITAKLVANMLEKAGATRMLTLDLHAVQIQGFFDIPVDHLMGAPLIADYFLERDIKGDDVVVVSPDHGGVTRARKLAEYLKSPIAIIDKRRPKANVAEVMNIIGHVEGKTCVLIDDMIDTAGTISLAANALKEAGAKEVYASCTHPVLSGPALQRIEDSAIERLVVTDSIYLSDDRKIEKIDEVSVGELIGDAIKRIHENKPVSPLFETKHR; translated from the coding sequence ATGTCAAAACATTATTTTGATCCAAGATTGAAAATCTTCTCTCTTAACTCGAATCGTCCTTTAGCAGAAAAAATCGCAGAAGCTGTTGGTGTCGAATTAGGAAAATGTTCTGTAAATCAATTCAGTGATGGTGAAATTCAAGTAAACATCGAAGAGAGTATTCGTGGTTCACATGTCTATATCATCCAATCAACAAGCAGTCCTGTCAATGATAACCTAATGGAATTATTGATCATGATCGATGCATTGAAACGCGCAAGTGCAAAAACAATCAACGTGGTTATGCCGTATTATGGCTACGCACGTCAAGACCGTAAAGCTCGTGCTCGTGAACCGATCACAGCTAAACTTGTTGCAAACATGCTTGAAAAAGCAGGAGCAACAAGAATGTTGACACTAGATTTACATGCAGTTCAAATCCAAGGATTTTTCGATATCCCAGTGGATCATTTAATGGGTGCTCCATTAATTGCAGATTATTTCTTAGAACGTGACATCAAAGGCGATGATGTGGTTGTCGTTTCACCTGACCATGGTGGTGTGACTCGTGCTCGTAAATTAGCTGAGTACTTGAAATCACCGATCGCGATCATTGATAAACGTCGTCCGAAAGCCAATGTCGCTGAGGTAATGAATATTATTGGACACGTGGAAGGGAAAACATGTGTCTTGATCGATGACATGATCGATACAGCTGGTACGATCTCATTAGCGGCGAATGCCTTGAAAGAAGCAGGTGCGAAGGAAGTCTATGCGTCATGTACACATCCAGTGTTATCTGGTCCTGCCTTACAGCGTATCGAAGATTCTGCTATTGAACGTTTAGTGGTAACAGATTCGATTTACTTATCAGATGACCGTAAAATCGAGAAAATCGATGAAGTCAGTGTTGGTGAATTGATTGGGGATGCAATCAAACGTATCCATGAAAATAAACCAGTAAGTCCATTGTTTGAGACGAAACATCGTTAG
- a CDS encoding 5'-nucleotidase C-terminal domain-containing protein — MKKSVLKKVHLGLQVLMISTLLASTSAQTVLAIENTLVSDTETAETTATKSSTISSTTPNELQTEQQASDIAETAQRLTILGTSDVHGQLWNWSYEDDKQTPVGLSQVSSVVANVRSENPNGTILIDNGDMNQGTILTDDLYNKAPLIDQPNPMIKAMNYMNYDAMVLGNHEFNFGLDLIKKLNDEANFPILSANTYVKDTNNRFVGGTMKKDIDLDGDGTKDLTVGIIGLTTPQIPLWDGAKVDSLYFNPLKEEAEKAVSELQNDTDIIVASIHAGRENSDPSAAADQVINNVAGIDAYILGHDHRSFAEKIQSPTGLVPVGGPKDTGTELVRIDLDLTKTEDKWHVANSAAAIVDTKTVAADETLKEQTKEYHDTTRAFISEKIGTATADFLPPEEVKGIPEAQLRPTAMISLINNVQRKATGAQLAASALFKADSKLNAGDISYSNIFDIYKYPNTLVSANITGENLLTFMEKQADYYNTPSPDDLTISFNSNIRVYNYDIISGVSYKIDISKPSGERIIDPTIDGQPIDPETKYTMAMNNYRYEGLLAQGLITEEPLVSTDPETLRGLIADYIREKQTLDPAEEIEENWEIIGYNFDKKWRDLAVQLVNDGILHTQPAADGRTPNVKPITKQEVMDAGYEPTGITIMHTNDVHGRLEGNGKDVLGMARLKTYKETIQPNLLLDVGDVFQGLPISNFSKGMDMAKVMNEVGYDAMAVGNHEFDFGFDTAMAYKDALDFPILSNNTFKDGKLAFDPYTIIEKNGKNYAVIGVTTPETATKTHPNNVVGVTFADPIVETKKAIKEISASEKTIDAYVVIGHLGIDETTPHEWRGDTLAESLSTEFADLNITVLDGHSHTAVDGGKRFGNVIYTQTGNYLNNVGLVDVDLVDHSKKTASLTPAEDLAGIAENPAVKALVDEAKANFEAWGAEVVIENNPYQFNGERDNVRTRETNLGNLIGDAMLHYGQEGFKHQTDFAVTNGGGIRANIEPGQVTLGDVIAVLPFGNSISQIKVTGAQVKDMFELSLRSMAQKDENGNIILDEYNQPKLGANGGFLHVSSTIRVYYDSAKKGSLLPADEGNGTDKTIVGERVLRVEIQDRTTGEFAPIDENESYYMATNDFLAAGGDGYDMLGGEREEGPSLDTVLIDYLKQASNLRLYDAATNIDLAQYKEAFPGERIVSISEADFNEKFKPEPTPEPEPEPDPEPDPKPTPLPKPDPKDPEKEKTPDKEKTPDKKTADYPKMGEKVATYGSLGVILIGLSGYGIYVYNRKRKAS, encoded by the coding sequence GTGAAGAAGTCTGTTTTGAAAAAAGTACATCTTGGGTTACAGGTTTTGATGATCTCCACATTGTTGGCAAGCACAAGCGCACAAACGGTGCTAGCGATCGAAAATACTTTAGTGAGCGACACTGAAACAGCAGAAACAACAGCGACTAAAAGTTCTACGATTTCAAGCACTACACCAAATGAACTACAGACAGAGCAACAAGCAAGCGACATTGCCGAAACAGCACAACGATTGACGATTTTGGGGACTTCAGATGTGCATGGTCAATTATGGAACTGGTCATACGAAGATGACAAGCAAACGCCAGTCGGTCTTTCACAAGTCAGTTCAGTAGTAGCAAATGTTCGCTCGGAAAATCCAAACGGGACGATTCTGATCGATAATGGAGATATGAATCAGGGAACGATTTTAACAGATGATTTGTACAATAAAGCGCCCCTGATCGATCAGCCAAATCCAATGATCAAAGCGATGAACTATATGAATTATGACGCAATGGTTTTGGGGAACCATGAGTTTAATTTTGGCTTAGATTTGATCAAAAAACTGAATGATGAAGCGAATTTTCCGATTTTATCTGCTAACACATATGTAAAAGACACGAATAATCGGTTTGTTGGCGGAACGATGAAAAAAGACATCGATTTAGATGGCGACGGAACAAAAGATCTAACAGTTGGTATCATCGGTCTAACCACCCCGCAAATTCCTTTGTGGGACGGGGCAAAAGTAGATAGCTTATACTTCAATCCACTAAAAGAAGAAGCCGAAAAAGCTGTCTCAGAATTGCAGAACGATACAGATATCATTGTTGCATCTATTCATGCAGGGCGTGAAAATTCTGATCCGTCAGCAGCCGCTGACCAAGTAATCAACAATGTGGCTGGTATCGATGCGTATATTTTAGGACATGATCATCGCTCGTTCGCCGAAAAAATCCAAAGCCCAACTGGCTTAGTGCCTGTCGGTGGCCCTAAAGATACAGGGACTGAACTTGTTCGAATCGATCTTGATCTTACAAAAACAGAAGACAAATGGCATGTTGCCAATAGTGCTGCTGCAATTGTTGATACAAAAACGGTCGCAGCAGATGAAACGCTCAAAGAACAAACAAAAGAATATCACGACACCACAAGAGCGTTCATTTCCGAAAAAATCGGAACAGCTACAGCTGACTTTTTACCGCCGGAAGAAGTCAAAGGAATTCCAGAAGCACAATTACGCCCAACGGCAATGATTTCGTTGATCAACAACGTTCAACGAAAAGCGACAGGTGCACAATTAGCTGCTTCTGCACTATTTAAAGCAGATAGTAAATTGAACGCTGGCGACATTTCTTATTCAAATATTTTTGATATTTATAAATATCCAAATACACTAGTCAGCGCTAATATCACTGGAGAAAATCTGCTAACATTCATGGAGAAACAAGCAGATTACTACAATACTCCTAGTCCAGATGATCTAACAATCAGCTTCAACTCAAATATTCGCGTCTACAATTATGACATCATCTCTGGTGTTTCGTATAAAATCGATATTTCAAAACCAAGCGGCGAACGAATCATTGATCCAACCATCGATGGTCAGCCGATCGATCCAGAAACAAAGTACACAATGGCAATGAATAATTACCGCTATGAAGGACTGCTGGCACAAGGCTTGATAACAGAAGAGCCTCTCGTATCGACAGACCCTGAAACATTACGAGGATTGATCGCTGATTATATTCGAGAAAAGCAAACCCTTGATCCTGCAGAAGAAATCGAAGAAAACTGGGAAATCATCGGATACAACTTTGACAAAAAATGGCGTGACCTTGCCGTTCAACTCGTCAATGACGGAATTTTACACACGCAACCCGCAGCAGACGGACGCACACCAAATGTCAAACCAATTACCAAACAAGAAGTAATGGATGCAGGCTATGAACCAACAGGTATTACAATCATGCACACGAATGATGTTCACGGCCGCCTAGAAGGTAACGGTAAAGATGTTTTAGGTATGGCGCGTTTGAAAACCTATAAAGAAACGATTCAGCCGAATCTATTACTCGATGTTGGTGATGTATTCCAAGGATTGCCGATCTCTAATTTTTCAAAAGGAATGGATATGGCTAAAGTCATGAATGAAGTTGGCTATGATGCAATGGCCGTCGGAAATCATGAATTTGACTTTGGTTTTGATACAGCAATGGCATACAAAGACGCGCTGGATTTCCCAATCCTTTCAAATAATACCTTCAAAGATGGAAAATTAGCTTTTGATCCATACACAATTATCGAAAAGAATGGTAAAAACTACGCAGTCATTGGTGTAACGACTCCGGAAACAGCGACAAAAACACATCCGAATAATGTAGTCGGTGTGACATTTGCTGATCCGATCGTAGAAACGAAAAAAGCGATCAAAGAAATCAGCGCATCTGAAAAAACGATTGATGCCTACGTCGTGATCGGCCATTTAGGTATTGATGAAACAACTCCGCATGAATGGCGTGGCGATACGCTAGCTGAAAGCTTAAGTACAGAATTCGCCGATTTGAATATCACTGTTTTAGATGGGCACTCTCATACAGCAGTTGATGGCGGTAAACGTTTCGGTAATGTGATTTACACTCAAACTGGCAACTACTTGAATAATGTTGGACTCGTCGATGTCGATTTAGTCGATCACAGCAAGAAAACAGCTTCGCTGACTCCAGCAGAAGATTTGGCTGGGATAGCTGAAAATCCAGCAGTCAAAGCTTTGGTTGATGAGGCAAAAGCAAACTTTGAAGCTTGGGGTGCTGAAGTTGTTATTGAAAATAATCCTTATCAATTTAATGGCGAACGTGACAATGTTCGGACTCGAGAAACCAACTTAGGAAATCTAATCGGTGATGCGATGTTGCATTATGGGCAAGAAGGCTTTAAGCATCAAACTGATTTTGCAGTGACTAACGGCGGCGGTATTCGTGCAAATATCGAGCCTGGACAAGTAACGCTGGGTGATGTAATTGCTGTACTGCCATTTGGAAATAGTATTTCTCAAATAAAAGTCACTGGTGCACAAGTGAAAGATATGTTTGAATTATCTCTTCGTTCTATGGCGCAAAAAGATGAGAATGGAAACATTATTCTTGATGAATATAACCAGCCTAAGCTAGGAGCAAATGGCGGTTTCTTACATGTTTCAAGTACGATCCGCGTATATTATGATTCAGCGAAAAAAGGCTCTCTTTTACCAGCTGATGAAGGAAACGGGACAGATAAAACAATTGTGGGAGAACGTGTCCTTCGCGTAGAAATACAAGACCGCACAACTGGTGAATTTGCTCCTATAGACGAAAATGAAAGTTATTACATGGCGACAAATGACTTTTTAGCAGCCGGTGGTGACGGCTACGACATGCTAGGCGGCGAACGTGAAGAAGGCCCTTCTTTAGATACCGTTTTGATCGATTATTTAAAACAAGCGTCTAATTTACGTCTATATGATGCAGCAACGAATATCGATCTTGCTCAGTATAAAGAAGCATTCCCTGGCGAACGGATCGTTTCGATTTCAGAGGCTGATTTCAACGAAAAGTTCAAACCAGAACCAACACCCGAGCCGGAGCCTGAACCAGATCCAGAACCTGATCCAAAACCAACACCGCTTCCTAAACCTGATCCAAAAGATCCAGAGAAAGAAAAAACTCCGGATAAAGAAAAAACACCTGACAAGAAAACTGCCGACTACCCAAAAATGGGTGAAAAAGTGGCGACCTATGGAAGTTTAGGTGTGATTCTCATTGGACTTTCTGGATATGGTATTTATGTCTATAACCGAAAACGCAAAGCAAGTTAA
- a CDS encoding DUF1433 domain-containing protein — protein MKTRYKFLIGIGIIIIAVAGLNYYSYKNYTVKQKERIELFFKFNYNNIDSLTFTETKKNSMGSLDFYGYFNSDKSNRFIGSVMPYQKEFEGDIVINGTFDTENAKFENGEMYDVSEIEKIQRKERREKRAESSDSPEASGVND, from the coding sequence ATGAAAACTAGGTATAAATTTTTAATTGGAATCGGAATAATAATAATTGCGGTGGCAGGATTAAATTACTACAGCTATAAGAACTATACGGTTAAACAGAAAGAGCGTATCGAGTTATTTTTTAAATTTAATTATAACAATATTGATTCACTTACATTTACAGAAACGAAAAAGAATTCTATGGGCTCACTTGATTTCTATGGCTATTTTAATTCTGATAAATCCAATCGATTTATTGGAAGCGTAATGCCGTATCAGAAAGAATTTGAAGGTGATATTGTAATTAACGGTACATTTGATACAGAGAATGCTAAATTTGAGAACGGAGAAATGTATGATGTTTCTGAAATCGAAAAGATCCAACGAAAGGAACGTCGAGAAAAAAGAGCAGAGAGCTCTGATTCTCCCGAAGCATCAGGGGTAAATGATTGA
- a CDS encoding DUF1433 domain-containing protein: protein MNYYSYNDFINKQQERIELFFKYNYNNIDSLTFTETKKNPMGSLDFYGYFNADESNRFIGSVMPYQKEFERNNVMDGEFSRKNDKFKDRKTYTVSEIEKIQRKERREKRAESSESWFSDSSKVSD from the coding sequence TTGAATTATTATAGTTATAACGATTTTATAAACAAACAACAAGAGCGAATCGAACTATTTTTTAAATACAATTATAATAATATTGATTCTCTTACTTTTACAGAAACGAAAAAGAATCCTATGGGCTCACTTGATTTCTATGGCTATTTTAACGCTGACGAATCAAATCGGTTTATCGGAAGTGTAATGCCTTATCAAAAAGAATTTGAAAGAAACAATGTCATGGATGGTGAATTTTCAAGAAAAAATGATAAATTTAAGGATAGAAAAACCTATACTGTTTCTGAAATCGAGAAGATCCAACGAAAAGAACGTCGAGAAAAAAGAGCAGAGAGCTCTGAATCTTGGTTCTCGGATTCATCCAAAGTATCTGATTAA
- the glmU gene encoding bifunctional UDP-N-acetylglucosamine diphosphorylase/glucosamine-1-phosphate N-acetyltransferase GlmU — MENRYVIILAAGKGTRMKSKLYKVLHPVAGKPMVEHIIDQVEKTNPSEVVTIVGHGAEAIKSHLGERSQYALQEEQLGTGHAVLQAESLLAGKKGTTLVITGDTPLLTAETLTNLFDYHQGKNASATILTAHAEDPTGYGRIIRDHVGIVEKIVEQKDATEQEARVQEINTGTFCFDNEALFNALSKINTNNAQGEYYLTDIIEILKKEGKAIAAYQMSDFEEAMGINDRVALALANKIMYQRLNKMHMMNGVTFVDPDTTYIDEGAVIGSDTVIEAGVHVKGKTVIGEDCFIGAHSQIVDSIIEDNVRITQSVVEESIVRKNADVGPFAHLRPKAEIGEHVHVGNFVEVKNATIAEHTKVGHLTYVGDADLGKDINVGCGVVFVNYDGKNKHRTTVGDHAFIGSGSNLIAPVQIEANTVIAAGSTITEDIKEYDLAIARARQENKAGYAKKLPYMND; from the coding sequence TTGGAAAACAGATATGTCATCATCCTCGCTGCCGGTAAAGGAACGCGTATGAAATCAAAGCTATACAAAGTATTACATCCTGTCGCAGGTAAGCCAATGGTAGAACACATCATCGATCAAGTAGAAAAAACCAATCCAAGTGAAGTCGTAACGATCGTAGGACACGGGGCGGAAGCAATCAAAAGCCATTTAGGCGAGCGCAGCCAATATGCTTTACAAGAAGAACAATTAGGAACGGGCCATGCTGTATTACAAGCTGAGTCACTTTTAGCAGGAAAAAAAGGGACAACGTTAGTCATTACAGGGGATACACCACTCTTGACCGCTGAAACATTGACCAATCTTTTTGACTATCACCAAGGGAAAAATGCCAGTGCTACGATTTTAACGGCACATGCAGAAGATCCGACAGGTTATGGACGCATTATCCGTGATCATGTGGGGATCGTCGAAAAAATTGTCGAGCAAAAAGATGCTACAGAACAAGAAGCACGCGTTCAGGAAATCAATACAGGAACGTTCTGTTTTGACAATGAAGCATTGTTTAACGCTCTATCAAAAATCAACACAAATAATGCCCAAGGGGAGTATTATTTAACAGATATTATTGAAATTCTAAAAAAAGAAGGCAAAGCAATCGCGGCTTATCAAATGTCTGACTTTGAAGAAGCGATGGGAATCAATGATCGTGTGGCTTTAGCTTTAGCAAATAAAATCATGTATCAACGCTTGAATAAGATGCATATGATGAACGGCGTTACTTTTGTCGATCCTGACACGACGTATATCGACGAAGGAGCTGTGATCGGTTCTGATACGGTGATCGAAGCTGGCGTTCATGTCAAAGGGAAAACGGTGATCGGTGAGGACTGCTTTATCGGTGCTCATTCCCAGATCGTTGATAGTATCATCGAAGATAATGTTAGAATCACACAATCTGTAGTGGAAGAAAGTATTGTACGTAAAAATGCAGATGTCGGTCCATTTGCTCATCTTCGTCCGAAAGCTGAGATCGGTGAACATGTTCATGTCGGTAATTTTGTAGAAGTAAAAAATGCAACGATTGCTGAACATACAAAAGTTGGACATCTGACCTATGTTGGAGATGCGGATTTAGGCAAAGATATCAATGTTGGCTGTGGCGTTGTTTTTGTAAACTACGACGGGAAAAATAAACATCGTACGACCGTTGGCGATCATGCGTTTATCGGGTCAGGTTCAAACTTGATCGCACCTGTTCAAATTGAGGCAAATACAGTGATCGCAGCTGGTTCGACAATTACAGAAGATATAAAGGAATACGATTTAGCCATTGCTAGAGCGAGACAAGAAAATAAAGCAGGATATGCAAAAAAATTACCTTATATGAATGACTAA
- a CDS encoding FusB/FusC family EF-G-binding protein: MTKKIQPYQFNFIRKQANILLQAHLSVNDKNTVKTLQAIVLEKINEQFGEDQKEFQPLLDGFLEAATSKPRLDQFLEGLKEAVLPFSPPSKQQLTKLFKKTKKLKIPDWDELDLRDYTFYSWNDSGKQQKFIVASIDGKFVGVQGSISPAIQKGICPICHETSEVSLFMSKVKESGDGMYTKRGNYICYDSDKCNHNIERREELEAFVQNVLFTK; this comes from the coding sequence ATGACTAAAAAAATACAACCATATCAATTTAATTTTATAAGAAAACAAGCGAATATTTTACTGCAGGCTCATTTATCTGTGAATGATAAAAATACAGTAAAAACACTCCAAGCCATCGTTCTTGAAAAAATCAATGAACAATTTGGTGAAGATCAAAAAGAGTTTCAACCACTATTAGACGGATTTTTAGAAGCTGCGACTTCAAAGCCAAGACTTGATCAATTTTTGGAAGGTCTTAAAGAGGCCGTTCTGCCTTTTTCACCGCCATCAAAACAGCAATTGACAAAGCTATTCAAAAAGACGAAGAAATTAAAAATCCCTGACTGGGATGAATTAGATCTTAGAGACTATACTTTTTATAGCTGGAATGACAGTGGCAAACAGCAAAAATTCATTGTTGCTTCGATCGACGGAAAATTCGTAGGCGTACAAGGGAGTATTTCCCCAGCTATTCAAAAAGGGATCTGTCCAATTTGTCACGAAACATCTGAGGTTTCACTGTTTATGTCTAAGGTCAAAGAATCTGGCGATGGTATGTACACAAAGCGCGGAAACTATATCTGCTATGACAGTGACAAATGTAACCACAATATTGAACGAAGAGAAGAATTAGAAGCATTTGTTCAAAATGTGCTGTTTACAAAATAA
- a CDS encoding glucosyltransferase domain-containing protein, with protein sequence MSESFSALTDWCKKNKALLLMTVIIYQAAILAIGIVNFPYMDDTVRQRVGNTDFASTYSRWGSELASWFVQGSRHLTDMGLFTHILTGFILTVASVIVVYILNNKKLSALSLIVSTLIGLNPWFLQSISFRFDSPYMALSILFSVLPFLWWENKDRTFFILSAFSIFMMCNTYQASSGIYIIMVLALSFKTLLAGGKMSLALKKSLLSAGAYIVAMIAYLIETKFNPDLANRGGNVAIAAFKDIPKTLVANTSMYLHSIIDQSTKVWMILFILLIVLFIIVSFTSAKNQLLSLVFIGLYLILGAILSYGVFLIFPEKLALAAPRYAYGFSVFTAITLILLLEYKLSPQWKNIAIKGTISLFCYYLLSFPFIYASALHYQKDAFERQSMMLATSLKNLVTADTKQVYATMLFKDSPVFNNTKQNYPILQEMVPPNSAIFFPNQVVFKTYTGMDIMIESFDFATFDKKNSELKSSDYYYDIYEKDNQLYVLVK encoded by the coding sequence ATGTCAGAATCATTCTCTGCACTAACTGACTGGTGCAAGAAAAATAAAGCACTTCTGCTTATGACAGTGATTATCTACCAAGCAGCGATCTTGGCAATTGGAATCGTCAATTTTCCATATATGGATGACACCGTTCGTCAACGCGTTGGTAACACAGATTTCGCAAGCACTTATTCCAGATGGGGCAGTGAACTAGCTTCGTGGTTCGTGCAAGGAAGTCGTCATTTAACAGATATGGGCCTTTTCACGCATATTTTGACTGGATTCATATTGACAGTCGCCAGTGTTATCGTCGTTTACATCTTGAATAATAAAAAATTGAGTGCCCTCTCTTTGATCGTTTCTACATTGATTGGATTGAATCCTTGGTTTTTACAAAGTATCAGTTTTAGATTCGACAGTCCTTATATGGCGTTGAGTATTTTATTTTCTGTCTTGCCATTCCTTTGGTGGGAAAATAAAGATCGAACCTTTTTCATTCTATCCGCATTCAGTATTTTCATGATGTGCAACACATATCAGGCTTCTTCCGGCATCTATATTATTATGGTATTAGCTCTCTCTTTCAAAACATTATTGGCTGGCGGAAAAATGAGTCTAGCGCTAAAAAAGAGCCTCTTATCAGCAGGAGCATACATCGTTGCTATGATCGCTTATTTGATCGAAACAAAATTTAACCCTGATTTGGCAAACCGTGGAGGAAACGTTGCGATTGCGGCTTTCAAAGATATCCCTAAGACTTTGGTTGCCAACACATCCATGTATCTACACAGCATCATCGATCAAAGTACAAAAGTCTGGATGATTTTATTTATTCTTTTGATTGTTCTATTTATTATAGTCAGCTTTACTAGTGCTAAGAATCAGCTGTTAAGTCTTGTGTTTATCGGTCTGTATCTTATTTTAGGCGCCATTTTAAGTTACGGCGTATTTTTGATATTCCCGGAAAAATTAGCACTTGCTGCTCCGCGATATGCTTACGGCTTTAGTGTTTTTACAGCGATTACTTTGATCTTACTTTTGGAGTATAAACTGTCTCCACAATGGAAAAATATAGCAATAAAAGGAACGATCAGCTTGTTTTGCTATTATTTATTATCCTTTCCATTTATTTATGCTTCGGCATTACACTATCAAAAAGACGCCTTTGAACGTCAAAGTATGATGTTGGCGACCTCTTTAAAAAATCTAGTCACAGCAGATACCAAACAAGTGTATGCCACTATGCTGTTTAAAGACTCACCTGTCTTTAACAACACGAAGCAGAATTACCCAATTTTACAGGAAATGGTTCCACCTAATTCAGCGATTTTCTTTCCTAATCAGGTAGTCTTCAAAACCTATACTGGTATGGATATAATGATCGAATCGTTTGATTTTGCTACGTTTGATAAAAAAAATAGTGAATTGAAATCATCTGACTACTATTATGATATTTACGAAAAAGATAACCAACTTTATGTTTTAGTAAAATAG
- a CDS encoding PepSY domain-containing protein produces MNKKLVISMTLMLLTLGACANNSGTTTGTNNTETKNETRSDAETRLETIKISLPDAIAAFEEIYPNAAITSIDLEDSLESYSYKIQGIEGTKEFDIRVDADSGEVTKEREETVDRDDQGEDKALDLKDLISLEEATEIAEGTVKDGEAIEWSLENELATTYWEITIKTGLLSENTVKINAQTGDVLEQEQD; encoded by the coding sequence ATGAATAAAAAACTAGTCATTTCTATGACCTTGATGTTGCTGACGTTAGGTGCTTGTGCGAATAACAGTGGAACAACTACAGGAACCAACAACACGGAAACGAAGAATGAAACAAGGTCTGATGCAGAGACTCGATTGGAAACGATCAAAATCAGTTTACCGGATGCGATCGCAGCATTTGAAGAAATTTATCCCAATGCAGCCATCACTTCAATTGATTTAGAAGATTCTCTTGAATCATATTCTTATAAAATACAAGGGATTGAAGGAACAAAAGAGTTTGATATTCGAGTGGATGCAGATTCAGGCGAAGTAACAAAAGAACGTGAAGAAACAGTCGATCGTGACGATCAAGGAGAAGATAAGGCGTTAGATTTGAAAGATCTCATTTCACTGGAAGAAGCGACTGAAATAGCTGAAGGAACAGTGAAAGATGGGGAAGCAATCGAGTGGTCATTGGAGAACGAATTAGCAACGACTTACTGGGAGATCACGATCAAAACAGGTCTATTGTCAGAAAATACGGTGAAGATCAATGCGCAAACTGGTGATGTTTTAGAACAAGAGCAAGATTGA